In the genome of Bradyrhizobium sp. CIAT3101, one region contains:
- a CDS encoding inorganic phosphate transporter, whose amino-acid sequence MSDITLPGSIEPALRKGPDLEKGFHPLTGIIYLGVIAAALLFVAYSIYADVDATGAGKTSYFAFLLLFVALLIALAFEFVNGFHDTANAVATVIYTRSMPAHVAVVWSGIFNLIGVLLSSGAVAFGIVSLLPVELILQVGSSAGFAMVFALLIAAIIWNVGTWYFGLPASSSHTLIGSIMGVGIANALMRGRDGTSGVDWSQAVNIAKALLLSPLFGFALAAVLLYVLKGALLRVTPALFGEPQGDQPPPAWIRGILILTCTLVSFFHGSNDGQKGMGLIMLILIGTVPTAYALNRSMPASQIERFAANSVAASQVIESKAAGRRVTDNPRPAVTSYIALRQIDDATFPSLAVLVREINDQVAQYGSLAKFPADAVGNTRNDMYLVSEALRLLMKSNEHGFSGAEVATLNSYKASLDSATKFIPTWVKIAVAIALGLGTMVGWKRIVVTVGEKIGKTHLTYAQGACAEITAAATIAAADGYGLPVSTTHVLSSGIAGTMTANGSGLQWSTIRNIAMAWVLTLPVAMLISGSLYFLFSHIF is encoded by the coding sequence ATGAGCGATATCACTTTACCCGGTTCGATCGAGCCCGCCCTCCGCAAAGGCCCCGATCTTGAGAAAGGCTTTCACCCGCTGACGGGCATCATTTACTTAGGGGTGATCGCCGCCGCACTGCTGTTCGTGGCTTACAGCATTTATGCAGACGTCGACGCTACCGGCGCGGGAAAGACGTCCTACTTTGCCTTTCTGCTTCTATTCGTGGCGTTGCTGATCGCGCTCGCGTTCGAATTCGTCAATGGATTTCACGATACTGCCAACGCCGTTGCCACTGTCATTTACACGCGCTCGATGCCAGCCCACGTGGCCGTGGTCTGGTCCGGCATCTTCAACTTGATCGGCGTGCTGCTATCGAGCGGCGCGGTCGCCTTCGGTATCGTCTCATTGCTGCCGGTGGAACTGATACTGCAAGTCGGCAGCAGCGCGGGCTTCGCAATGGTGTTCGCGCTCTTGATAGCCGCCATCATCTGGAACGTGGGCACCTGGTATTTCGGGTTGCCGGCATCGAGTTCGCACACCCTGATCGGATCAATTATGGGTGTCGGTATCGCCAACGCGCTCATGCGCGGCCGCGATGGGACCTCAGGCGTGGACTGGTCGCAGGCCGTCAATATCGCCAAAGCACTGCTGCTATCGCCGCTGTTCGGCTTCGCGCTCGCGGCAGTACTGCTCTATGTCCTTAAAGGAGCATTGCTGCGCGTAACGCCAGCGCTATTTGGAGAACCCCAGGGCGATCAGCCACCTCCGGCGTGGATCCGGGGCATCTTGATTCTGACCTGCACGCTGGTCAGCTTCTTCCACGGCTCCAACGACGGGCAAAAGGGCATGGGCCTGATCATGCTCATCCTGATCGGAACGGTGCCGACGGCTTATGCGCTCAACCGCTCAATGCCCGCAAGTCAGATCGAACGGTTTGCCGCCAACTCTGTCGCTGCAAGCCAAGTCATCGAGAGCAAGGCCGCTGGCCGCCGCGTGACGGACAATCCTCGGCCAGCAGTGACCAGCTATATTGCATTGCGCCAGATCGACGACGCCACCTTCCCGTCGCTGGCAGTCCTGGTGCGCGAAATCAACGATCAAGTCGCGCAATACGGCTCCCTGGCGAAGTTTCCGGCTGACGCCGTCGGCAACACTCGCAACGATATGTACCTGGTTTCAGAAGCTCTGCGTCTGCTCATGAAGAGTAACGAGCATGGGTTCAGCGGCGCCGAAGTCGCCACCCTCAACAGCTACAAGGCGTCGCTGGACAGCGCGACAAAATTCATCCCTACATGGGTGAAGATCGCGGTTGCGATCGCGCTCGGCCTCGGAACGATGGTCGGCTGGAAGCGTATCGTCGTGACGGTTGGTGAGAAGATTGGCAAGACGCATTTGACTTACGCGCAAGGAGCGTGTGCCGAAATCACAGCGGCTGCCACGATTGCAGCGGCCGATGGCTATGGCTTGCCGGTGTCGACAACGCATGTGTTATCTAGCGGCATCGCCGGCACAATGACGGCGAATGGATCGGGTTTGCAATGGTCGACGATCCGCAACATCGCGATGGCTTGGGTGTTGACATTGCCGGTGGCCATGTTGATCTCCGGTTCGCTCTACTTCTTATTCTCCCATATCTTTTAA
- a CDS encoding response regulator, with translation MIEFGRILVVEDDPRDVELTLTALDEYKLANEVVVVRDGQEALDYLYCRKQFASRPVESPAVILLDLKLPKVNGLEVLQQIRSDERLKMIPVVVLTSSHEERDMVTSYKLGVNAYVVKPVDFHEFVNAVKELGMFWAVINQPPPGSAKKVL, from the coding sequence ATGATTGAATTCGGACGCATTCTAGTCGTTGAGGACGATCCAAGGGATGTTGAGCTCACTCTTACAGCCCTTGACGAGTACAAGCTCGCGAACGAAGTCGTCGTTGTCCGCGACGGCCAGGAGGCCCTCGACTATCTGTATTGCCGCAAACAATTCGCCTCCCGTCCCGTTGAGAGCCCGGCCGTCATTCTGCTCGACCTGAAACTGCCGAAGGTGAATGGTTTGGAAGTCCTGCAACAGATCAGGTCGGACGAACGGCTCAAGATGATTCCCGTGGTCGTCCTGACGTCGTCCCACGAAGAAAGGGACATGGTGACCAGTTACAAGCTCGGGGTAAACGCCTATGTCGTGAAGCCGGTCGACTTTCACGAGTTTGTCAACGCCGTCAAGGAGCTGGGCATGTTCTGGGCGGTCATCAATCAGCCGCCCCCAGGAAGCGCAAAGAAGGTTCTATGA
- a CDS encoding sensor histidine kinase has product MFRFRDTTRGSCTFGFLPESELLAGESLPMLGLEPNSAYVEHGPQQPPPASLELQLREALEREAATAEILRVIAGSPAGFGPIFAAIAERSNKLVNGLSTAVLQLIEDRLHLAAFTRRSEVADATLNNLFPLRLEDVDWYATTIRETRPVQIEDCELGFAGHPGLLDLSRKRGFRSVALIPLFGHTGSIGIISVTRAETGTFREEHIRLLRTFADQAVIAIENARLFNEVQARTTELAQSLEELRVAQDRLVQTEKLASLGQLTAGIAHEIKNPLNFVNNFSALSVELSDELDDLLQPETVAEEIRSKVSELTRLLRDNLEKVVQHGERADSIVKSMLQHSRAHSGEHRSADINALLEESLNLAYHGARAENSAFDITLHREFDPEAGMKDLCPQEITRVLLNLISNGFYAATKRKETAGEGFRPILSARTRGVRDGVEISIRDNGAGIPPEVKEKIFNPFFTTKPAGEGTGLGLSICHDIIVKQYGGRLDVATEPGVFTEFTITLPRIAVARTHKEERN; this is encoded by the coding sequence ATGTTCCGGTTCCGCGACACGACGCGAGGGAGTTGCACATTTGGTTTCCTCCCGGAAAGCGAGCTACTCGCAGGCGAGAGTTTGCCGATGCTTGGCCTAGAACCCAACTCGGCTTACGTGGAACATGGACCGCAACAGCCGCCTCCCGCTTCGCTCGAACTGCAGCTTCGCGAAGCGCTCGAGCGTGAAGCTGCGACTGCCGAGATACTGAGGGTGATCGCGGGCTCGCCTGCCGGATTCGGTCCCATCTTCGCTGCGATCGCGGAAAGATCCAATAAGCTCGTCAACGGGCTGTCCACAGCGGTCCTGCAATTGATCGAAGACCGATTGCACCTTGCCGCGTTCACTCGGCGGAGCGAGGTGGCAGATGCGACTCTCAACAATCTATTCCCCTTGAGGCTCGAAGACGTCGATTGGTATGCGACGACAATCCGGGAGACACGGCCAGTTCAGATCGAGGATTGCGAATTGGGGTTCGCAGGCCACCCGGGCTTGTTGGATCTCTCGCGCAAGCGAGGTTTTCGAAGCGTCGCTTTGATCCCGCTCTTCGGCCATACCGGCAGCATCGGCATCATCAGTGTGACCCGCGCGGAAACCGGCACGTTCAGGGAAGAGCACATACGGCTGTTGCGGACGTTCGCTGATCAGGCGGTCATTGCGATCGAGAATGCCCGGCTATTCAACGAAGTGCAGGCCAGAACCACCGAACTTGCGCAATCTCTGGAGGAGCTGCGGGTGGCCCAGGATCGCCTCGTGCAGACGGAAAAGCTCGCCTCCCTCGGTCAACTCACTGCAGGCATTGCCCACGAGATCAAGAATCCGCTCAATTTCGTCAACAATTTCTCGGCCTTATCGGTCGAGCTGTCGGACGAGCTCGACGATCTCCTGCAGCCAGAGACTGTCGCCGAGGAGATCCGTTCGAAAGTCAGCGAATTGACGCGTCTTCTCAGGGACAATCTGGAGAAGGTTGTCCAGCACGGCGAGCGAGCCGATTCCATCGTCAAAAGCATGCTGCAGCATTCCCGCGCGCACTCGGGCGAGCACCGATCAGCCGACATCAATGCGCTGCTCGAAGAGAGTCTCAACCTGGCCTATCATGGCGCACGCGCCGAAAATTCGGCCTTCGACATCACGTTGCATCGTGAATTCGATCCCGAGGCTGGAATGAAGGACCTCTGCCCTCAGGAGATCACGCGTGTGCTGCTCAACCTGATCTCGAACGGCTTCTACGCCGCGACCAAGCGAAAGGAGACGGCCGGCGAAGGTTTCAGGCCGATCCTGAGCGCCCGCACCAGAGGCGTGCGCGATGGGGTCGAGATCAGCATTCGCGACAACGGCGCGGGCATCCCCCCGGAGGTCAAGGAGAAGATCTTCAACCCCTTCTTCACGACCAAACCGGCGGGCGAAGGAACGGGGCTTGGGCTTTCGATCTGTCACGACATCATCGTGAAGCAGTACGGAGGCCGCCTTGATGTCGCAACCGAGCCGGGCGTATTCACCGAGTTCACCATCACGCTGCCGCGCATCGCGGTGGCTCGCACTCACAAGGAAGAGCGCAATTGA
- a CDS encoding PAS domain-containing sensor histidine kinase: MAYWDSEFQRVRSPILRYGFSVFSVIAATAVAVAVQDFQFRDVELPLLVLVIGLVTWYAGPGPAVVAVLLSTAVFNYLFVEPLYTFYVSAREIPYFLLFVLSAIIVTSFSIVRRRIEDNLRHARDQLEDELQQRQRRDAEISKLNHELTLRAAELVTANKELESFAYSVSHDLRAPLRHLVGYSELLQKHASSSLDDKGRRYVQTILDSAKRMGNLIDDLLAFSRIGRAETRTTAVDLQQLAADVVSEIGAQAKGQDISWKIGTLPVCHGDRPLLRLVLVNLLSNAVKFSSTRNPAQVEIGAADGPEGKTEIFVRDNGVGFDMRYVDKLFGVFQRLHRADEFEGTGIGLATVQRIVHRHGGTVRAEASLDQGATFYFSLPKASPAAERTANMP; encoded by the coding sequence ATGGCGTATTGGGATAGCGAATTTCAGCGAGTCCGATCGCCGATCCTGCGTTACGGATTCTCAGTCTTTTCGGTGATAGCCGCGACGGCGGTCGCGGTCGCGGTTCAAGACTTCCAGTTCCGTGATGTAGAGCTCCCGCTTCTGGTCCTCGTCATCGGCCTTGTCACCTGGTACGCGGGACCCGGGCCTGCCGTGGTCGCCGTTCTGCTCTCCACGGCGGTGTTCAACTATCTCTTCGTCGAACCGCTTTACACGTTCTACGTTTCCGCGCGTGAGATTCCCTACTTTCTACTTTTCGTGCTTTCGGCGATCATCGTTACCTCCTTCAGCATTGTCCGACGCCGCATCGAGGACAACCTCCGTCACGCGCGCGATCAGCTTGAAGACGAACTCCAGCAGCGTCAGCGGCGCGATGCTGAAATTAGCAAGCTCAACCACGAGCTCACACTGCGCGCCGCGGAGCTCGTCACCGCCAACAAAGAACTCGAATCGTTTGCCTACTCCGTGTCGCATGACTTGCGGGCACCGCTCCGCCATCTCGTCGGCTATTCGGAGCTGCTGCAGAAGCACGCATCGAGCTCGCTGGACGACAAGGGTCGTCGATATGTGCAGACCATTCTCGATTCAGCCAAACGAATGGGTAACCTGATCGATGATCTGTTGGCATTTTCCAGGATCGGGCGTGCTGAAACCAGGACCACGGCAGTCGATCTGCAGCAGCTGGCCGCAGATGTTGTTTCCGAGATTGGAGCGCAGGCGAAAGGACAGGACATTTCCTGGAAGATCGGCACACTTCCGGTCTGCCATGGAGACCGTCCCCTCCTCAGGCTTGTTCTCGTGAACCTGCTCTCCAATGCGGTCAAGTTCTCCAGCACGCGCAATCCGGCCCAAGTCGAGATCGGCGCCGCGGATGGCCCCGAAGGCAAGACGGAAATCTTCGTGAGAGACAACGGCGTTGGTTTCGACATGCGGTATGTCGACAAGCTGTTCGGCGTATTTCAGCGGCTGCATCGGGCCGACGAGTTCGAGGGCACCGGGATCGGATTGGCAACGGTTCAACGCATCGTTCATCGCCATGGCGGAACGGTGCGAGCCGAAGCGAGCCTGGATCAGGGAGCCACATTCTACTTTTCATTACCCAAAGCCAGCCCTGCCGCGGAAAGGACGGCGAACATGCCATGA
- a CDS encoding tautomerase family protein, which yields MPKMFVHAPSGVFTAEARASVAAELTDLGMACERLDDTPAIRSGVWVLFAEHEPGSIFSGGRAASHPVIVLLVNAIKGGLDDPARKRLIEEGTAILGKHAAIGEGRVPAYVAIQEIPEINWGMYGKQVDLSSMRAPATA from the coding sequence ATGCCCAAGATGTTCGTTCACGCCCCCAGTGGTGTTTTCACGGCCGAGGCTCGCGCCAGCGTCGCTGCCGAACTGACTGACCTCGGAATGGCGTGCGAGCGCCTTGACGACACGCCGGCAATCCGATCGGGTGTTTGGGTGCTCTTCGCCGAACACGAGCCTGGCAGCATCTTCAGCGGTGGAAGAGCCGCGTCGCACCCGGTGATCGTCCTGCTGGTCAACGCAATCAAGGGAGGCCTCGACGATCCCGCCAGGAAGCGGCTCATTGAGGAGGGTACTGCGATCCTCGGCAAACACGCTGCGATCGGCGAAGGCAGGGTGCCGGCATATGTCGCGATCCAGGAGATCCCGGAGATCAATTGGGGGATGTACGGGAAGCAGGTCGATCTCTCATCGATGCGCGCCCCAGCGACCGCCTGA
- a CDS encoding PAS domain S-box protein: MNSLVRILLLEDDSNDAGLIAEILEANDFTCRIRRVQDRVEFLAALEDGAFDLILSDHRLPSFDGLSALHLALKARPDIPFIFVSGTLGEEAAIEALKVGATDYVLKARLARLVPAVRRALGEAHDRAARKRAEGALRQTETELRDVIEAIPAIAFTAHPDGSSIWTNRQWVEFSGLSVQETSGSSWQSAIHPDDLAEYAAKWRHAIASGAPFENEERHRSAKGEYRWFLARAVPLRDDRGTILKWYGTLTDITDRKRAEDRLIVQHTIGQMLAEATTIDEVGPRILQTVGDYLGWDLGALWRIDREARALRCVELWHRPSIDVPEFARISRNLAFASGQGLPGRVWSSLQPEYISDVTSDANFLRGPIARREGLHAAFGFPVLLGGDLLGVIEFFSREIRPPDQELLKMLATVGSQIGQFVERKRAEAELRESEQNYRMLFESIDEGFCTIEVLFDQDERPIDYRFLQISPSFERQTGIENAAGRRMREIAPQHEEHWFEIYGRIALTGAPMRFENEAMQLGRWYDVYAFRVDGPDSRRVGILFNDITERKRAEAEARDSERRYREVQAQLTHASRVATIGQLMTSIAHETKQPIAAAVGNAQAGLNWLDAQPPNWEEARQALRCIVRDGRRAADVIDRIRSLIKKAPAQKEDLEINEVVREVMALTRTEVSENGVALGAALAEGLPVVRADRVQLQQVILNLIINAVEAMRDVRREERDLLISTRSEADGISVEVRDSGPGFAPGELERLFEAFYTTKSSGLGLGLSICQSIVEAHGGRLWAGPNLPRGAIFSFTAPAGRTTPS; this comes from the coding sequence ATGAATTCGCTCGTCCGGATCCTTTTGCTGGAAGATGACTCGAATGATGCCGGGCTCATCGCGGAGATCCTTGAAGCCAATGATTTCACCTGTCGCATCCGGCGCGTTCAAGATCGCGTCGAATTTCTGGCGGCCCTTGAAGATGGCGCATTCGATCTGATCCTCTCGGATCACAGGCTTCCGTCGTTCGACGGCCTCTCGGCACTGCATCTGGCACTGAAGGCCCGCCCGGATATTCCGTTCATCTTTGTGTCCGGGACTCTTGGCGAAGAGGCCGCCATCGAAGCTCTCAAGGTCGGGGCCACTGACTACGTTCTCAAGGCCCGACTGGCCCGCCTCGTGCCCGCCGTCCGGCGCGCATTGGGCGAGGCGCACGATCGCGCCGCACGCAAGCGGGCCGAGGGCGCGTTGCGTCAAACGGAAACGGAGCTTCGCGATGTCATCGAGGCGATACCCGCGATCGCGTTTACCGCCCATCCCGATGGCAGCAGTATCTGGACCAACCGACAATGGGTGGAGTTTTCAGGGCTGTCCGTGCAGGAGACTTCTGGATCGAGTTGGCAATCCGCGATTCATCCCGACGACCTCGCTGAATACGCCGCCAAATGGCGTCATGCGATCGCAAGCGGCGCGCCGTTTGAGAACGAGGAACGGCATCGCAGCGCCAAGGGCGAATACCGCTGGTTCCTGGCGCGCGCAGTGCCGCTGCGCGATGACCGCGGCACAATTCTTAAATGGTACGGCACACTAACAGACATTACAGATCGCAAGCGCGCGGAGGATCGCCTCATCGTGCAGCACACGATCGGTCAGATGCTGGCGGAAGCGACCACGATCGACGAGGTCGGTCCGAGAATATTGCAGACGGTGGGCGATTATCTCGGCTGGGACCTCGGCGCGCTCTGGCGCATTGATCGGGAGGCCAGGGCGCTGCGCTGCGTCGAGCTTTGGCATAGGCCGTCAATAGACGTCCCTGAGTTTGCAAGAATCAGCCGGAATCTCGCCTTCGCTTCGGGCCAAGGACTGCCGGGCAGAGTGTGGTCCAGCCTTCAGCCTGAATATATCTCCGACGTCACCTCGGATGCGAACTTTCTGCGCGGGCCCATCGCCCGACGAGAGGGTCTGCACGCCGCGTTTGGCTTCCCCGTCCTGCTCGGAGGCGATCTCCTTGGCGTGATCGAATTCTTCAGCCGCGAGATCAGGCCACCCGATCAGGAACTGCTGAAGATGCTGGCCACCGTCGGCAGCCAGATCGGGCAATTCGTCGAACGCAAACGCGCGGAAGCTGAACTACGCGAATCCGAACAGAATTATCGCATGTTGTTCGAATCGATCGATGAGGGTTTTTGCACGATTGAAGTCTTGTTCGACCAGGACGAAAGACCGATCGACTATCGTTTCCTGCAAATCAGCCCGTCGTTCGAACGTCAGACGGGGATCGAGAATGCTGCCGGCAGACGGATGCGCGAAATCGCGCCGCAGCATGAGGAACATTGGTTCGAGATTTACGGCAGAATCGCCCTGACGGGGGCGCCGATGCGATTCGAAAACGAAGCAATGCAACTCGGACGCTGGTATGACGTCTACGCCTTCCGGGTCGATGGTCCCGACAGCAGGCGCGTCGGAATCCTCTTCAACGACATCACCGAGCGCAAGCGGGCGGAGGCCGAAGCGCGAGACAGCGAACGCCGCTATCGCGAAGTTCAGGCGCAGCTGACGCATGCGAGCCGGGTCGCTACGATCGGTCAGCTGATGACCTCGATTGCCCATGAAACCAAACAACCGATCGCCGCGGCCGTCGGCAACGCGCAGGCCGGATTGAACTGGCTTGATGCGCAGCCGCCGAATTGGGAGGAAGCCCGGCAAGCGCTTCGTTGCATCGTCAGGGACGGCAGGCGAGCGGCCGACGTCATCGACCGCATCCGGTCCCTCATCAAGAAGGCGCCGGCGCAGAAGGAGGACCTGGAGATCAACGAGGTGGTCCGCGAGGTCATGGCCCTGACCCGCACCGAGGTTTCGGAAAACGGTGTTGCGCTGGGCGCGGCGCTCGCGGAAGGCTTGCCGGTCGTCCGGGCCGATCGGGTCCAACTCCAGCAAGTGATCCTCAACCTGATCATCAACGCCGTTGAGGCAATGCGCGACGTTCGCAGGGAAGAGCGCGACTTGCTCATCAGCACCCGCAGCGAAGCGGACGGCATCAGCGTCGAAGTGCGGGATTCAGGGCCGGGCTTCGCACCGGGGGAGCTCGAGCGCCTGTTTGAGGCTTTCTACACGACAAAATCCAGTGGCTTGGGACTTGGGCTATCGATCTGCCAGTCGATCGTTGAAGCCCATGGCGGACGATTGTGGGCCGGTCCCAATCTTCCGCGTGGCGCCATTTTCAGTTTCACTGCGCCTGCCGGTCGGACCACTCCATCGTGA
- a CDS encoding response regulator — MTVYILVVDDEPDIETLFRQRFRHDLRSERFHMEFATSAPAALKRVAEIRDASLILILSDINMPGMSGLELLPVMRAARPDVPVIMITAYGDADTHRRAIEHGAEGLLTKPIDFGLLRKEIDTRLEHAT, encoded by the coding sequence TTGACCGTCTATATCCTGGTCGTGGATGACGAGCCCGACATCGAAACCCTGTTCCGCCAGCGCTTCCGGCACGATCTGCGTTCCGAGCGCTTTCACATGGAGTTCGCAACATCGGCTCCGGCAGCCCTCAAGCGTGTTGCGGAGATCCGCGACGCCTCGCTGATCCTCATCCTGTCGGACATCAACATGCCCGGGATGAGCGGGCTTGAGCTGCTGCCGGTCATGCGCGCGGCCCGCCCCGATGTGCCGGTTATCATGATCACCGCCTACGGCGATGCTGATACGCACAGGAGAGCGATCGAACACGGTGCAGAGGGTCTACTGACCAAGCCGATCGACTTCGGACTGTTGCGGAAGGAGATCGACACACGGCTCGAGCACGCGACATGA
- a CDS encoding alpha/beta hydrolase — translation MSDKPTIVFAHGLWADGSCYSKVIPLLLADGFQVISTQNHLNTVADDAAAVRTSFDRASGPVVLVGHSYGGTVITAAGTDSRVAALVYICAFAPEDGDTTLVDQNKYPATPIFQHIDVTDGRIWLRPSGVPEFAGDLPEAEQQLVWATQMAPLADLFGQPVPGAAWKLKPTSYIVGTEDRTIQPELERFLAKRMNAKVTELATSHVPMLSQPRRVYEVIRDAARNIQRQAA, via the coding sequence ATGTCCGACAAGCCCACCATCGTTTTCGCACACGGCCTTTGGGCTGATGGGTCATGTTACAGCAAAGTGATCCCGCTGCTCTTGGCCGATGGCTTTCAAGTGATCTCGACGCAAAACCATCTCAACACCGTTGCTGACGACGCGGCCGCAGTACGGACCTCGTTTGACCGCGCCAGCGGCCCTGTCGTTCTCGTCGGTCATTCATACGGTGGCACCGTCATCACGGCGGCTGGGACCGACAGCCGTGTAGCAGCGCTCGTTTATATCTGTGCGTTTGCACCGGAGGACGGCGACACAACGCTTGTCGACCAAAACAAGTACCCGGCCACGCCCATTTTCCAGCACATCGACGTGACAGACGGGCGCATATGGCTTCGTCCATCCGGAGTTCCCGAGTTTGCAGGCGACCTGCCGGAGGCCGAGCAGCAACTGGTTTGGGCTACGCAAATGGCGCCGCTGGCCGATCTCTTTGGTCAACCCGTTCCGGGTGCCGCCTGGAAGCTCAAGCCGACGTCCTACATCGTCGGTACTGAGGATCGGACCATACAGCCCGAGTTGGAGCGCTTCCTGGCCAAGCGCATGAACGCCAAGGTTACGGAACTTGCAACAAGTCACGTGCCGATGCTTTCTCAGCCTCGGCGGGTGTACGAGGTTATTCGGGACGCCGCCCGCAACATCCAGCGACAGGCCGCATAG